The genomic interval AATGCAGGATCGATTTGGGTGACTATCCGGATACAGAACTGATCGAAAACGGTCTCGAGCGACTACAGGTAGCCGTTCTCGAGCAGGAGTTCGCCGTTCAGGACGCTTGCACCGGCTGCACCGCGAATCGTGTTGTGGGCAAGGCAGTTGTACTGGAGTCCGAACGGGGTTTCCTGCAGGCCGCCTGCAGAGATGGCCATGCCATCGCCGAGCGTGCGGTCCATCCGTGGCTGTGGCCGATCTGGCTCGTCAAAGACGTGGATGAGTGGATCCGGCGAGGACCGAAGCTCGAGGGATGGGTACGACTCCATCGCTTCGGCGGCGGCCTCGGGCGTCAGGTCGTCTTCGGTCTCGACCCAGACGTTCTCGAGGTGGCCGTCGATAGTCGAGATGCGGTTACACGACGCGGAGACGGCCATGCTGTTCTGGCTCAACTCGGCGCCGTCGAACTCGCCGAGGAGCTTCCGGGACTCGGTCTCGAGTTTGTCCTCCTCGCTGCCGATGTGTGGGATGGCGTTGTCGATGATCTCCATCGAGGTGACGCCGTCGTAGCCCGCACCCGAGACTGCCTGCAGCGTCGAGACGTGGACTTTCTCGAGGCCGTACTCGGCGAGTGCAGCGAGCGTTGGTACGAACGTGATCGTCGAACAGTTTGGATTCTTCACGAGCGCGCCGTCCCAGCCGCGTTCGTCGCGCTGGACCTCGAGCAAGTCGAGGTGGTCGGCGTTGACCTCGGGGATGACAAGGGGGACGTCCTCGGCCATCCGACTGTTTGAGGAGTTCGACGAGACGATGTAGCCGGCTTCACAGAAGCCAGGTTCGACTTCCGCGCCAACGCTCGAGGGGAGCGACGAGAAGATGAGATCGACGTCGTCCGGCACGGCGTCGGGATCGGTTGCGGTCACAGTCATCTCTGCGATGTCGTCAGGGATTGGGCTATCAACGCGCCACTTTGCTGCTTGCTGGTACGTACTGCCGGCACTCGACTCGCTGGCGGTCAGGGCGGCGATTTCGAACTCCGGATGTGGTTCGAGAAGCTGTATCAGCCGCTGTCCAACAGCGCCGGTTGCGCCGAGTACGCCTACTCGTGCTGCCATTTCCCGTCAGTGAGAGTTGTGTCCGCAAAACGGTTTGGGTTTCAGTCTCATTCGCATGATCGACCATGTAAGTGGGTGGCTGTCGACTGCGTGACACGGCGACCCTGTTACGACCGCTGAGATAGAAGAGATTAAGAAAACAGAGTCGCACATACCGACTAATGCAGTCACGTCAGATCCGATCCGAGACCGGTTCCGGAGCGTTTGTCCCGACCACCCGTCGACGGTCGGCGTCCACGCTTGCCAGTCGATCGACCGACAACCCGGCGGAGGGGCGCCGATGACGAACGCAACCGCCGAATCGAGCGAGAGTGGCCTGTTCGATTCGACGTTCAGTATCGGCGCGTTTGCCGTTGCTGGCGTGTTTCTCCTCGTTGGTCTGTTCCTCGCGTGGACAGGCTACCAGGACAACCAACTGCTGGTAGTCGGTACGGAGATGAATATTGTCTCCGGCATGGCTGGCTTGATGGCCACCTGGTTCGCTGGTATCATTGCGCTTGTCATCGCGATCTACATGGAACCCGGTTTCGACCAGTAGTCCGCGGTGGCCGCCCTAACCGAACTATCGTCTCATCACTGTTACCGGAAACTGCGTTCTGCCCAGCCACCGCTTGAGAGCGGTGACTGTGTCATCAGTCCGCCACTGTCGTCACTATCGGGGAGTGAGTGCAGTTGAGTAACGAGTGTCTTATGCCGTCGCTGCCTGCGACCCCTTCTTCCGGGTGACGTAGCCTGCGATTCGGTTACGAACGCCCTTGGATTCGACGTTCGTCAACTTCTCGACGCTGTCTTTGTTCTGCTCGAAGTCGGTCGTGAATGCGTCCGGGTACCGCTCTAGGAGGAGGTTCCCGGTCTTCTTGACGTAGGCCGGTTTGATTGCCATACAGAACGGTTCCGTCCAGAGGCTCTTAATCCCTTTCTCTTTGTCTGCGCCACATCACTCGCCCTCGAGTGGTGTTTGTTCGCCGCTTCCAACAGCTTGTCCGGACAGGAATATCTTTCTCGAGTCAAATACTGAGTTTCAGTTTCAACCGAGAGCCTAAAATGATGAGGTTGAAAGATACAATTTAAATAGGAGTGATTAGCAAGCAGAAGTGATGGTATTACATTTCAAGGAAGCAACGAGCGTGTATCGGAAGACGATGCCGTACGTGCTCTTGCAGTTCGGCATTGGGGTCGTATTCGCACTGATTGGGGTCATTTATCTCAGTCTCGTGACGTGGTTAGCCTTTAGGTTCTTCTTTGGAGATGGTGGTCTGAGCCTGCTCATCGTTGGAGGGATAATGGTAGCCGGCTTCGTCTCGTTTGCGTACGTTTGGCGATTGATCCAACAGCACTTCCTGTATATGGTGAAAACAGGACACGTTGCGGTCATCGCACACATTGTCGACGAAGAAGAGGTTCCGGAGAACCAGATCAAATACGGCATGCAACAGGTCCAGGAGTACTTCCTGTCGGCAACCGGCCTCTGGACGGTCAGCATGCTTGTTGACGTCGTGGTCAAGCAGTTCAATACGGCGG from Natronolimnobius sp. AArcel1 carries:
- a CDS encoding 30S ribosomal protein S17e — encoded protein: MAIKPAYVKKTGNLLLERYPDAFTTDFEQNKDSVEKLTNVESKGVRNRIAGYVTRKKGSQAATA
- the asd gene encoding aspartate-semialdehyde dehydrogenase, coding for MAARVGVLGATGAVGQRLIQLLEPHPEFEIAALTASESSAGSTYQQAAKWRVDSPIPDDIAEMTVTATDPDAVPDDVDLIFSSLPSSVGAEVEPGFCEAGYIVSSNSSNSRMAEDVPLVIPEVNADHLDLLEVQRDERGWDGALVKNPNCSTITFVPTLAALAEYGLEKVHVSTLQAVSGAGYDGVTSMEIIDNAIPHIGSEEDKLETESRKLLGEFDGAELSQNSMAVSASCNRISTIDGHLENVWVETEDDLTPEAAAEAMESYPSLELRSSPDPLIHVFDEPDRPQPRMDRTLGDGMAISAGGLQETPFGLQYNCLAHNTIRGAAGASVLNGELLLENGYL